The Altererythrobacter sp. CAU 1644 genome has a window encoding:
- a CDS encoding NADPH:quinone oxidoreductase family protein yields the protein MKALRVERLSGDLSGVALTDLDAPTRGKGEVLVRIRAASLNFPDLLMTQGKYQFKPGLPFTLGMEMAGEVVEAGPETGFEAGDRVMGGAKTGGFAEYASVPAQTLRKIPEGIGFAEAAAMGAAYSTAYTALVELGGLEAGQTVLVHGASGGVGLAACDLAKALGATVIAATHREDKIGAIAAAARTDHVILNHGRFREEVIALTDGRLCDLVFDPVGGDVFDESTRCVTFGGKLLVIGFVAGRIPEIAVNIPLIKGFSVVGVRAGEYARRFPERGRRIAEEVTRLAVSGAITPHIDRTLPLERWREAFDAMAEGELIGKVILEP from the coding sequence ATGAAGGCCCTGCGGGTCGAGAGACTGAGCGGCGACCTGTCGGGCGTCGCACTGACCGATCTGGACGCACCCACGCGTGGAAAGGGCGAAGTTCTGGTGCGGATTCGCGCCGCTTCGCTCAATTTCCCGGACCTGCTGATGACGCAGGGCAAGTACCAGTTCAAACCGGGGCTACCCTTCACGCTCGGCATGGAGATGGCCGGGGAAGTGGTCGAGGCGGGTCCCGAGACAGGGTTCGAAGCGGGCGACCGCGTCATGGGCGGCGCGAAGACCGGCGGATTTGCCGAATATGCCAGCGTTCCGGCGCAGACGCTGCGCAAGATCCCGGAGGGAATTGGCTTTGCCGAAGCTGCAGCGATGGGCGCCGCCTACTCGACCGCCTACACCGCGCTGGTCGAACTGGGCGGGCTCGAAGCGGGACAGACGGTGCTGGTTCATGGCGCCAGCGGCGGCGTCGGGCTTGCAGCCTGCGATCTCGCCAAGGCGCTTGGAGCAACCGTGATCGCGGCCACCCACCGTGAAGACAAGATCGGCGCCATCGCCGCTGCTGCCCGCACCGATCACGTGATCCTCAACCACGGTCGGTTCCGCGAAGAAGTGATCGCGCTCACCGATGGCAGGTTATGCGACCTCGTGTTCGATCCCGTCGGTGGTGACGTCTTCGACGAAAGCACGCGCTGCGTGACGTTTGGCGGCAAGTTGCTGGTGATCGGCTTCGTAGCCGGACGCATCCCCGAGATCGCGGTGAACATCCCGCTGATCAAGGGGTTCTCGGTCGTTGGCGTCCGTGCCGGAGAATATGCCCGCCGCTTCCCCGAGCGTGGTCGGCGTATTGCCGAGGAAGTTACCCGACTGGCGGTGAGCGGCGCCATCACGCCTCACATCGACCGCACCCTGCCGCTCGAGCGCTGGCGAGAGGCGTTCGATGCGATGGCGGAGGGCGAATTGATCGGAAAGGTAATTCTGGAACCCTAG
- the gloB gene encoding hydroxyacylglutathione hydrolase, giving the protein MLEVHQFPCLSDNYGYLLHDPDSGETAAIDTPDGKEYLRQAEAKGWTITQIWNTHWHPDHAGGNKDIVAASGAIVVAPREVERLTPIDRVIEHGDTVALGAFSATVIDVGGHTHGHIAYHLPEAGIAFVGDSVFALGCGRMFEGDPDQFWASLERIRALPPETTLYCAHEYTQSNAAFALHADPENEALHHYAEEIANKRSRGEPTVPMGLARELETNPFLRADSPELRERWGGSSPAETFAALRAGKDNF; this is encoded by the coding sequence ATGCTCGAAGTTCACCAGTTCCCGTGCCTGTCCGACAACTACGGATACCTGCTGCATGATCCTGACAGCGGTGAAACTGCGGCAATCGACACCCCCGACGGCAAGGAATACCTGCGCCAGGCAGAAGCCAAGGGGTGGACGATCACCCAGATCTGGAACACCCATTGGCATCCCGACCACGCTGGCGGAAACAAGGACATCGTCGCTGCGAGCGGTGCAATCGTCGTGGCCCCGCGCGAAGTGGAGCGGCTGACCCCGATCGATCGCGTGATCGAACACGGAGACACGGTTGCACTGGGTGCGTTCTCGGCCACCGTCATCGACGTGGGCGGGCACACCCACGGCCACATCGCCTACCACTTGCCCGAAGCCGGCATCGCCTTCGTCGGCGATAGCGTTTTCGCCTTGGGCTGCGGCAGGATGTTCGAAGGCGATCCCGACCAGTTCTGGGCCAGCCTCGAGCGCATCAGGGCCCTTCCCCCCGAGACGACGCTGTACTGCGCGCACGAATACACCCAGTCGAACGCCGCCTTCGCACTGCATGCCGATCCCGAGAACGAGGCACTGCATCACTATGCCGAGGAGATCGCCAACAAGCGGTCACGCGGCGAGCCGACCGTGCCGATGGGACTTGCGCGAGAACTGGAAACCAATCCCTTCCTGCGCGCCGACAGCCCCGAATTGCGCGAACGCTGGGGTGGAAGCAGCCCGGCAGAGACCTTTGCTGCCCTGCGCGCGGGCAAGGATAACTTCTAG